ACATCACGCCTGTCGATCAGCCGGAGATCAACATCGAGCAAATCGGCAAGGGCGAGCCCTTTAAGTTCACAGCTACGGTGGATGTTAAACCGGAAGTTGAGCTTGGCGAATACAAGGGCATCGAGGTGCAGGATCAGGAAGTTAAAGTCACAGCTGAAGACGTAGAAGAAGAATTGAAGCGAATGCAAGAACGCCATGCCGAGCTCGTCGTCCTTGAAGAAGGCGAAGCAGCTCAAGAAGGCGATACAGCGGTCATCGACTTTGAAGGTTTCAAAGACGGCGAGGCCTTCGAAGGAGGCAAAGGCGAGAACTATTCCCTCGTGCTTGGCTCCAACACCTTCATCCCCGGATTTGAAGATCAAGTGATCGGCATGAAGAAGGGCGAAGAGAAGGAGATCCATGTCACATTCCCGGAGGACTACCACAGCGAGGAACTGGCTGGGCAGCCGGTGGTCTTCAAGGTGAAAGTGAACGACATCAAGCGCAAGGTTCTGCCTGAGCTGGATGACGAATTTGCGAAGGACGTCAGCGAGTTCGAAACCTTGGAAGAACTCAAGAAGGACATCGAGGAAACGCTGCGTAAGCGCAGAGAAGAAGAGAAGCAGCGCTATGTTGAGAACACTGTTGTGGAGAAAGCGGCGGAAGCGGCACAAGTCGACATTCCGCAGGGCATGATCCGCACCGAGATTGACAACATGCTCCGCGACTTCGAACTTCGCATCCGTCAACAAGGCTTAACCTTAGATCTGTATTATCAGTTCACCGGTCAGAATGAAGATGCCCTGCGCGAGCAGATGAGACCGGATGCGGAGAAGCGGGTTCGCAACTTCCTTGTACTTGAAGCGATCGCTAAGGCGGAGAATCTGACGGTAAGCGACGAGGAGTTCGAGGAGGAGCTCAA
The DNA window shown above is from Insulibacter thermoxylanivorax and carries:
- the tig gene encoding trigger factor, giving the protein MNVSWEKIEKNRGVLTVEVESERFLQALDKAFKKVAPKVVVPGFRKGKVPRAIFEKRFGVESLYQDAIDILLPEAYMEAVKEADITPVDQPEINIEQIGKGEPFKFTATVDVKPEVELGEYKGIEVQDQEVKVTAEDVEEELKRMQERHAELVVLEEGEAAQEGDTAVIDFEGFKDGEAFEGGKGENYSLVLGSNTFIPGFEDQVIGMKKGEEKEIHVTFPEDYHSEELAGQPVVFKVKVNDIKRKVLPELDDEFAKDVSEFETLEELKKDIEETLRKRREEEKQRYVENTVVEKAAEAAQVDIPQGMIRTEIDNMLRDFELRIRQQGLTLDLYYQFTGQNEDALREQMRPDAEKRVRNFLVLEAIAKAENLTVSDEEFEEELKKLAELYQRPVDELRDIFTANGYLEELRTDLLTRKSVQFLVDNSKLVNEVA